The following proteins are encoded in a genomic region of Tenebrio molitor chromosome 7, icTenMoli1.1, whole genome shotgun sequence:
- the unc80 gene encoding protein unc-80 homolog isoform X8, protein MRMPDSDRRSSGENGLNEDALPVPIQVFLWRQISPFVKPKLGKLHEASCMFCQHSMTGHHELKEACKMFERVLVQNIQSGLKSDLSEAIRSIPRWRLIQASLPHVMHSAASLLFNRMKDGNIQSLGAVETKLMYTLHWIILDAAEECADNDFEKGLFHTSPFYYLFSIPTLTLFIYLFAPICNNLKESDFQNFRLENGLKIWQGMWEFRQPEASCFSSHCKPKPKHLFGKNSKQKTQFGDVFLGRKQSEDLLGRESPPSQGISASSSEQQHLFSSGPSTTTVTVTATITKITDDENNWVSSPKDTVFPETIPEESSSTEEEHVVIFRLPSLHESDGFLRDPSIYTAETSLFQLAMRKSSTGKNNVKAEQIPAASVPDSKPSKPSIQKIGFIKTSSSSTDKDSVDSSKHPSTEGPAPDMDGSRKTLTGAPPVDITAATFLDVAVLRCLFITHWQEEGIYWALHYLYNRLRDISEETAAQLQPRRRSNSLPIPKIEVSLYQSTELKKQENNKDFIEVPEVKDVSLLAESPYTNKKPLDEPVHLRRASEKIKKRMKIADLKAFVETKLLSKSDKALEKIGQDEPKPLGEHAVGSRRMLSDYHRSLDTGDEHLSRPNSAMSKMFEPTASNLVKGKSMPSLRYMGEIHWDRRRPSRFERPTQPMANPIITVTEHTPTPSPDYLKRQGSMDSQLDAASLSGSKLGNWNERKASLTRSQTDSNITYAGEDIPEAPGSACYITKEGDIDFQVVLKAVHATALRDNTVCTLRVLEVILNLVELLIDVGVLKQGPRNETTTTSASVSGQTTSPGKTQKVPTSTTYASLGGELEKTAKPMTSHKLIMHIIIRVLKHLGCPHGCADGQRGPAAEFLRTQCQNILAKLNRVSANQFKNFLRDYVKFQPLSDVLDLFHAYVGYCIDPSSLLSPLNQKRGSSRSPDTVSQGGYATNFDTGVGGGGIRGVEGQIMSHVFKPLVTRFVDSAKEIKTPDNLGLYCEVRQLMTYVKEGHGSVFRRVALSALIDTADRPSKKEVNVQTTRVIRHMHHSEIDDQGDVPTDTSYTIDERGVRKLLFKKRSTSSTCASLLETEAEELSKISQSPLGNLRKRHILTPRQSERALGIVEPPTKIKSKSKLGGIVNWFKKSDQTSVDDNENQENGDSGTDTSSFIRQTSKYYPNKSGKSNVGQTLQKAKRRVEDRFNKFVLKKGKKKDGSTEETSGGYLSRRNSVELGESSRESEFVVFKERKLVATAPVYQGALRLSFLLETCPPGSVPDAHLLASILDLPHSTVVARATLLLECSYFVHCCNKGQWPSWMKLNFPMFRPSGPLPPRGPNTGIRRSHIMQRAAGKMFYQWAEVLGQRLEEIINEDKHLEPHIAAMVLDEQKQKELLMQDEEEDFLDEASINTYGSSCSMALRLIACILLHEITSFLRETYQTLPKSSRMTGKERPPPWERLYSREANRRWSMALSSMGHSQTSAQSLQSIAGDRDSGQAERKISFVLHEPDNESEGSSNTTVTMQAMMQGEETKRIGQPPRPYLLRRGTAAPSGGSFKRRSLKLRRGTKEGKEMEIEWRIPETVKRTDSIQSKRKVSSLSDRSDTSEPGMAGEASGEESPGVLSDDQPPESPSDSNDTDDTTKNMPWMKVMVQVSNSFYYFCTHQNFCHPFCYRRIMRSCSRLVKAVRKVYGEEFGVLDDKLNMDFGGKKKGNKKDKSQNRKVSDQTSSQVSPIRRKDSVGKKEKIEKNLDGSQLSKLASKESSRDIADSDTGHDPSKSTNDSKPLEPPPILKYIKTQVKDAFHSPLAVLLKGAVILSEEHFIEIIPVAWELLLETNQEVTASAASIFILAAVKAPQPVSDIMQHGLSHPEAAVRINAILRFQVLWKMRYQVWPRMEESAHILFKVPPPGIEFTLPSPKIGIESLDVVDSPWELLVKTKVEEVTINQERHRSLVTATKTRKKQQTELIKMALQAQDDKKREERENFLITTIPITIQAAHEPSLYHTSEEHDEADDEQVEGQTRNTGHHLHSAHSLFPSCLCSAVVQIITLLDDAAVSADGNAVYEVAYQVIWCCLVEDSALFLRYILERLTREKQEQMFKILRHVIRFIPKLPQQAAFALYNYIIGYVMFYVRSPHEDGQMLIGAALSLLWMVVHSVHGIMFKDLKQILRKEQCDASILLTANVPSAKKIIVHGPQDPDAAGIPSQFPVQEDTQFCQILREALDFFGIEDNRQKEFFLVDYKTHQIRNPASYVRDYYFFKRSQYPQLELVHMKPEDAFNALQKQELLHKFVEIGKVLLTWAILKNVDMVVQRVVFLHEELMKLPSFPRKALESDLDLYKGGALGKELLGLDVLHKFMWVRLIARMFEAMAGNFAYSGDIHLFLNVLNGAVMLHSEDACILRYVMATYINAAFHFKNIFSTNGYLLIMPTLLKIYSNHQTNKLVTTTIEYAVKQFYLMNRKPFILQMFGSVSAMLDTDEEGTFGDAHKIQSSCLFNLLLSLETPSPDPLNIAELVKEDKPLKAIDFCYHDENEMVTILDCISLCVMVVSYSSESVRGYQMLIILEAILPCYVQHIQLPSYNKEGKTEKEIINHLAVSIKTLVNNCEALTKSYNGPYRSSPEHKGSSQRNYSRGPYSPGFDFEDESHSKFMSEHSRAKSMYEHDVEDSEVLRADYRRPRDVLLSLVGEFMCRATARLIELNKKNNQEGKLIELLDIRSHIRLADIAHSLLKVSPYDPESMGCRGLQHYMSYILPSTEWANDAMRPALVTILRRLDKVFQKISKKPSIRRNTDWDAAAGLLKGIYDTMVKYPYIMHWQHIKALINTCQFLIVTECYSTEGVSSATAALMSQAPPPHFCSMVVRLIALQIQNTNDNCTLEQVCGGSSTFSTQDKTESMIMNLIMPLCLRVGSGRKVSDVSAMKQNDISFAMTLVLHAMSPPNTKSMASSGPNLKVAAEIRTGSLTFTGTRDTKTSSKINTSLYQVSFLALKIMTICFEGELITVWTRIARTMRELGKRNEAASFLWDFLDFVVTHRTPLYILMQPFIFQKLAQPPISDFERNIHAKIRDKMRGIGLPFPKSRGALLMELAHQMKELKEELEDASDNTDPKKPEAAQPTVQMTTETNHGRHQRHSLIGLFTGDHGTKGSAEHPHTTLPTKVPESSTSTSHVSTPNQAASDGQDGTANGSSTPCNAVTDRSSQRSSVSDDHGVQMPKPESLMSHKAHKLRFVSSVEFRHSSGETSTTPLSPGSPADDSSGETHPAKSRLQRIKPQSRKTFRIRKSRKNSRVELSHSKESEEPPQFGSPQVPLTPPVTTQTQVTPPTELPPVTVNNNQQQQQQQQQQQQQQQPQQQISDQHRLRISMRGKPTESSWDEDSAISQTSSTSGYRESYPVMHLRDNLENSPKAFPPLASPDIHDLPSTSSATTTNLQCDNSSPDCSLNENGERTALLSHTERSSSQHSLLMVFEHQDETTLI, encoded by the exons GAAAGCAGTCGGAGGATCTACTGGGACGCGAAAGTCCTCCCAGTCAGGGTATAAGCGCTTCAAGTTCTGAacaacaacatttattttcaagtGGACCTTCTACTACCACCGTCACAGTTACCGCcacaattacaaaaattaccgATGATGAG AACAACTGGGTGTCATCCCCCAAGGATACAGTTTTCCCCGAAACGATTCCTGAAGAAAGCTCCAGCACGGAAGAGGAACATGTGGTCATCTTCCGCTTACCATCTCTTCATGAATCGGATGGATTTCTTCGCGATCCATCCATTTACACC GCCGAGACTAGTTTGTTTCAATTGGCCATGAGGAAAAGTAGTACTGGAAAGAATAATGTCAAAGCAGAGCAGATTCCCGCAGCGTCAGTTCCAGATTCGAAACCAAGCAAGCCTTCCATACAGAAAATCGG GTTCATAAAAACTTCTAGTTCTTCGACTGATAAGGATTCTGTGGATAGCAGTAAGCACCCATCAACGGAGGGACCTGCCCCAGATATGGACGGTTCACGAAAAACTTTAACTGGAGCCCCACCAGTTGACATCACTGCGGCTACATTCCTAGACGTTGCGGTTTTGAGGTGCTTGTTTATAACTCACTGGCAAGAAGAAGGTATCTACTGGGCTCTCCACTATTTGTACAACAG GTTGAGAGACATCAGTGAAGAAACAGCAGCACAGCTACAGCCCCGTCGAAGGAGTAACTCTTTGCCAATACCGAAAATTGAGGTGTCTCTCTACCAAAGCACGGAACTAAAGAAGCAAGAGAACAACAAGGACTTTATAGAGGTTCCGGAGGTGAAAGACGTTTCGCTTTTAGCTG AATCTCCATACACCAATAAAAAACCGTTAGATGAACCAGTTCATCTCAGACGGGCCAGTGAAAAAATCAAGAAGAGAATGAAAATTGCAGACCTCAAGGCGTTCGTCGAAACAAAATTGTTGTCCAAATCGGACAAAGCGTTAGAAAAAATCGGACAGGACGAACCGAAACCATTAGGGGAACATGCGGTGGGTTCAAGGCGAATGCTTAGT GATTACCATCGCAGTTTGGACACCGGTGATGAACATTTGTCACGACCCAACTCTGCAATGTCAAAGATGTTCGAACCCACCGCTAGTAACTTGGTCAAAGGGAAAAGTATGCCGAGTTTAAG ATATATGGGAGAAATCCACTGGGACCGTCGAAGGCCCAGCCGTTTCGAGCGACCGACACAACCCATGGCTAATCCCATCATAACTGTAACAGAACATACCCCGACACCATCTCCTGATTATCTAAAAAGACAG GGCTCCATGGACAGTCAGTTGGACGCTGCGAGTTTATCCGGGAGTAAATTGGGGAACTGGAATGAAAGAAAAGCGAGTCTGACTCGTTCCCAAACCGATTCTAATATTACTTATGCCGGGGAAGATATTCCAGAAGCTCCAGGTTCTGCGTGTTACATCACCAAAGAAGGCGACATCGACTTTCAAGTTGTGCTTAAA GCTGTCCATGCGACTGCGCTTCGAGACAACACCGTTTGTACTCTTCGAGTGTTGGAAGTTATTCTGAATCTGGTGGAACTTTTGATTGATGTCGGAGTTTTGAAACAAGGCCCAAGGAACGAAACTACAACCACCAGCGCTTCTGTCTCTGGACAAACTACAAGTCCGGGCAAAACACAAAAAGTTCCGACTAGTACCACGTACGCGTCTTTAGGTGGAGAACTTGAGAAAACAGCAAAACCCATGACATCCCACAAATTAATTATGCATATTATAATAAG AGTTCTTAAGCACTTGGGATGTCCACATGGATGTGCCGACGGACAAAGAGGACCTGCGGCTGAATTTTTGAGAACCCAGTGCCAAAATATCTTGGCCAAGTTGAATCGAGTTAGCGCAAACCAGTTCAAAAATTTCTTGCGAGATTACGTAAAATTTCAACCTCTGTCGGACGTTTTGGATCTCTTCCACGCATACGTCGGTTACTGTATTGACCCAAGTTCTTTGCTTTCGCCGTTGA ACCAGAAGCGGGGCTCTAGCAGGTCACCTGACACGGTATCGCAAGGTGGTTATGCCACGAACTTTGACACAGGCGTAGGTGGCGGCGGAATACGAGGAGTTGAGGGCCAGATTATGTCTCATGTTTTCAAACCGTTGGTTACTAGATTTGTCGATTCGGCCAAAGAAATTAAGACACCAGACAATTtg GGGTTGTACTGCGAAGTGCGCCAGCTAATGACGTACGTGAAAGAGGGACACGGTAGCGTTTTCCGAAGAGTTGCTCTGAGTGCTCTTATAGATACTGCCGATAGACCTAGCAAGAAGGAGGTTAATGTTCAAACGACGAGAGTCATAAG ACATATGCACCATTCGGAAATAGATGACCAAGGGGATGTCCCTACGGACACATCGTACACTATTGACGAAAGAGGAGTCAGAAAACTGTTGTTCAAGAAGCGAAGTACTTCATCAACTTGCGCC AGTTTGCTCGAGACTGAAGCAGAAGAATTGTCCAAAATTAGTCAAAGTCCTTTGGGCAACCTACGAAAGCGACATATTTTAACCCCTCGTCAAAGTGAAAGGGCTTTAGGTATTGTAGAACCGCCAACCAAGATTAAATCTAAATCGAAACTAGGTGGCATCG taAATTGGTTTAAGAAAAGCGACCAAACATCCGTCGATGACAATGAAAACCAAGAGAACGGAGATTCGGGAACGGATACTTCCAGTTTTATTCGACAAACTTCCAAATATTACCCAAACAAATCTGGAAAAAG TAATGTCGGTCAAACTCTGCAAAAAGCCAAAAGAAGAGTTGAAGATCGTTTCAACAAGTTCGTTCTGAAGAAAGGGAAAAAGAAAGATGGGAGTACAGAGGAAACATCAGGTGGAT ATCTCAGTCGTCGCAATTCTGTCGAGTTGGGAGAATCATCCAGAGAATCCGAATTTGTCGTTTTCAAAGAACGAAAACTGGTCGCAACGGCTCCAGTTTACCAAGGAGCGTTAAGACTGTCATTTCTGCTGGAAACGTGTCCTCCTGGATCCGTTCCAGATGCTCACCTTCTCGCGTCAATACTAGATTTG CCCCATTCCACTGTCGTCGCACGAGCTACCCTACTTCTTGAATGCTCGTACTTCGTGCATTGCTGCAACAAAGGACAATGGCCTTCATGGATGAAACTTAATTTCCCCATGTTTCGCCCTTCCGGTCCCCTCCCACCTCGAGGACCCAACACTGGCATTAGAAGATCGCACATCATGCAAAGAGCCGCcggaaaaatgttttatcaaTGGGCGGAAGTTTTGGGACAGAGACTTGAGGAAATTATCAATGAAGATAAGCATCTGGAGCCTCACATAGCTGCAATGGTGTTGGACgaacagaaacaaaaagaattgTTGATGCAAGATGAGGAAGAAGATTTTTTGGATGAAG CGAGTATAAACACTTATGGATCGAGTTGTTCGATGGCTCTTCGCCTGATCGCTTGTATCTTGCTGCACGAAATCACATCGTTCCTTCGGGAGACTTACCAGACGCTACCAAAGTCTTCGCGGATGACGGGAAAGGAGCGTCCGCCCCCGTGGGAGCGTTTATACAGTCGAGAAGCTAACAGAAGATGGAGCATGGCTTTGTCTTCGATGGGACACTCGCAGACTTCTGCCCAAAGTCTCCAATCCATCGCGGGCGACAGAGACTCAG GACAAGCTGAGCGAAAAATCAGTTTTGTCTTGCACGAACCCGATAACGAATCAGAGGGAAGCAGCAACACCACCGTCACTATGCAg GCAATGATGCAGGGTGAAGAAACCAAACGAATTGGACAACCTCCACGTCCTTACTTGTTGCGTCGAGGCACGGCAGCTCCTTCTGGTGGATCCTTCAAACGACGAAGTTTGAAGTTGAGACGCGGTACTAAAGAAGGCAAGGAGATGGAAATTGAAT GGCGAATTCCCGAAACCGTGAAGAGAACTGATTCCATACAGTCTAAAAGAAAAGTTAGTTCTTTGTCTGACAGGAGCGACACGTCTGAACCTGGAATGGCAGGTGAGGCGAGTGGTGAAGAATCTCCAGGTGTACTGAGCGATGACCAACCTCCCGAGAGTCCAAGCGACAGCAACGATACAGATGATACGACTAAAAACATGCCTTGGATGAAA GTAATGGTCCAAGTCTCCAATTCTTTTTATTACTTCTGTACCCACCAAAATTTCTGCCATCCTTTTTGCTACAGAAGGATAATGAGAAGTTGCAGTCGTCTTGTAAAAGCAGTTCGAAAAGTCTACGGTGAGGAGTTTGGGGTCTTAGATGACAAACTGAATATGGATTTTGGTGGCAAAAAGAAGGGTAACAAGAAGGACAAAAGTCAGAATCGGAAAGTATCAGACCAGACTAGTTCTCAAGTGTCTCCAATAAGACGAAAGGATAGTGTAGGCAAAAAGGAGAA AATCGAGAAGAATCTGGATGGGTCCCAGTTAAGCAAGTTGGCGTCCAAAGAGTCGTCTAGAGACATTGCCGATTCCGATACGGGACACGATCCTTCGAAGAGTACCAACGACAGTAAACCGCTAGAACCACcaccaattttaaaatacatcaAAACACAGGTGAAGGACGCTTTTCACAGTCCTTTGGCAGTACTGTTGAAAGGTGCCGTAATTTTGTCTGAAGAACATTTCATCGAAATAATTCCCGTTGCTTGGGAACTCCTTCTGGAAACTAATCAAGAAGTGACAGCGTCTGCTgcttcaatatttattttggcgGCGGTGAAAGCACCACAACCAGTGTCCGACATTATGCAACACGGTCTTTCTCATCCAGAAGCAGCAGTTCGCATCAATGCCATCCTGAG ATTTCAGGTATTGTGGAAGATGCGATACCAAGTGTGGCCCCGAATGGAAGAAAGCGCTCACATCTTGTTCAAAGTGCCACCTCCTGGCATCGAGTTTACTTTACCGTCACCGAAAATTGGAATTGAATCTCTGGACGTGGTCGATTCCCCTTGGGAACTCCTAGTGAAGACGAAAGTTGAAGAAGTGACCATCAATCAAGAACGACat AGATCTTTGGTGACTGCCACGAAGACTCGTAAGAAGCAACAAACGGAACTGATCAAAATGGCTCTTCAAGCTCAGGATGACAAGAAAAGggaggagagagagaattttttgataactACAATTCCCATTACTATTCAAGCGGCGCACGAGCCAAGTCTTTATCACACCAGCGAAGAACACGATGAAG CCGACGACGAGCAAGTTGAAGGTCAGACCAGAAACACGGGACACCATCTTCACTCAGCTCACTCTCTTTTTCCATCTTGTTTGTGTTCGGCAGTCGTTCAGATTATTACTCTGTTAGACGACGCTGCTGTCTCGGCAGATGGAAATGCCGTCTACGAAGTTGCTTATCAA GTGATATGGTGTTGCTTGGTGGAGGACAGCGCTTTATTTTTGAGATACATCCTTGAGCGCTTAACACGAGAGAAACAAGagcaaatgttcaaaatcttAAGACACGTAATCAGATTTATTCCGAAACTACCCCAACAAGCAGCTTTTGCTTTGTACAACTACATCATCGGATACGTCATGTTCTACGTAAGAAGTCCACACGAAGACGGTCAAATGTTAATCGGAGCCGCTTTGTCTCTGCTCTGGATGGTCGTTCACAGCGTTCACGGCATCATGTTTAAGGATTTGAAACAAATCTTGCGGAAGGAACAATGCGACGCGTCAATTTTACTCACCGCGAATGTTCCTTCAGCCAAGAAGATCATAGTTCACGGTCCTCAAG ATCCCGATGCCGCTGGTATACCTTCACAGTTCCCGGTGCAAGAGGACACTCAGTTTTGCCAAATCCTCAGAGAAGCTTTGGACTTCTTCGGGATTGAAGACAACCGTCAAAAGGAATTTTTCTTGGTCGATTACAAAACAC ATCAAATCCGTAATCCTGCTTCTTACGTACGTGACTACTATTTCTTTAAAAGGTCACAGTATCCTCAACTCGAATTGGTCCATATGAAACCTGAAGACGCGTTTAACGCTCTACAAAAGCAGGAACTTCTTCACAAGTTTGTGGAAATCGGCAAGGTTCTGCTGACTTGGGCGATTTTGAAAAACGTGGACATG GTGGTGCAAAGAGTTGTTTTTCTTCACGAAGAACTCATGAAACTGCCTTCTTTTCCGCGGAAAGCTCTCGAGTCAGACTTAGATCTGTACAAAGGTGGTGCATTAGGAAAAGAACTTCTTGGTTTGGACGTTCTGCACAAATTTATGTGGGTACGCCTGATCGCAAGAATGTTTGAAGCGATGGCCGGAAATTTTGCCTACTCTGGTGACATTCACTTGTTCTTGAATGTATTGAACGGTGCTGTAATGTTGCATTCCGAAGACGCGTGCATTTTGAGATACGTGATGGCAACCTACATCAACGCCGCTTtccatttcaaaaacattttttccaccaACGG CTACTTACTTATCATGCCCACTCTACTTAAAATTTACTCAAATCATCAAACCAACAAGTTGGTCACCACGACGATTGAATACGCggttaaacaattttatttaatgaacAGAAAACCTTTTATTCTACAAATGTTTGGTTCAGTGTCGGCCATGCTTGACACAGACGAAGAAGGCACTTTTGGTGATGCTCAcaaa ATTCAATCTAGCTGCCTCTTTAATCTCCTGTTGAGTTTAGAAACTCCATCTCCTGATCCTTTAAACATTGCTGAATTAGTTAAAGAAGATAAACCACTCAAAGCTATCGATTTCTGTTATCATGATGAAAACGAAATGGTCACGATTTTGGACTGCATATCACTCTGTGTTATGGTAGTTTCGTACTCATCTGAAAGTGTCAGAGGTTACCAGATGCTG ATCATTTTGGAAGCTATTTTACCTTGTTACGTTCAACATATTCAGTTACCTTCGTATAATAAAGAAGGCAAAACCGAGAAAGAAATCATCAATCACCTTGCAGTATCTATCAAAACATTGGTAAACAATTGTGAGGCTCTGACCAA GAGTTACAATGGACCTTATCGGTCGAGCCCCGAGCACAAAGGTTCCAGTCAAAGAAACTACAGCAGAGGTCCTTACTCTCCTGGATTTGATTTTGAAGACGAGTCTCACTCAAAGTTTATGAGCGAGCACTCTAGGGCCAAAAGCATGTACGAACACGACGTGGAAGATTCGGAAGTTCTCAGAGCTGATTACAGAAGACCCCGAGATGTACTTTTGTCTTTAGTAGGCGAATTTATGTGCAGAGCTACTGCAAGGCTCATAGAAttgaacaagaaaaataacCAAGAGGGTAAATTGATCGAGTTGTTGGATATCCGATCGCATATT cGCTTGGCCGACATCGCTCACAGTTTACTAAAAGTGTCGCCTTACGACCCCGAGTCTATGGGATGCAGAGGTCTTCAACATTACATGAGTTATATTTTACCGTCGACTGAATGGGCAAATGATGCGATGAGACCTGCTCTGGTGACAATATTGCGAAGACTCGATaaagttttccaaaaaatatccaaaaaaCCATCGATTCGG AGAAATACAGATTGGGACGCAGCTGCTGGTCTTCTTAAGGGAATATACGACACCATGGTAAAGTACCCCTACATAATGCATTGGCAACATATAAAAGCACTAATCAACACGTGTCAG tttttaatTGTCACCGAATGTTATTCGACAGAAGGAGTCTCCTCAGCGACGGCCGCTTTGATGAGCCAAGCTCCGCCCCCACATTTCTGTTCAATGGTGGTGCGTTTGATAGCGCTTCAGATTCAAAATACCAAC GACAACTGCACATTGGAGCAAGTATGTGGAGGCAGTTCCACGTTTTCTACGCAAGACAAGACAGAGAGTATGATAATGAATCTCATTATGCCTTTGTGTTTGAGAGTTGGTAGCGGTCGAAAAG TTTCAGATGTTTCGGCTATGAAACAAAATGATATTAGTTTTGCTATGACCTTAGTTCTGCACGCCATGAGTCCTCCTAACACGAAGTCGATGGCGTCGTCAGGACCAAATTTAAAAGTGGCGGCGGAAATTCGAACCGGCAGTTTAACTTTCACTGGCACCAGAGACACGAAGACTTCGTCGAAAATTAATACTTCGTTGTATCAAGTGTCATTTCTAG CTTTGAAAATCATGACGATATGTTTTGAAGGCGAGTTGATAACGGTGTGGACTCGAATCGCGCGAACCATGAGAGAACTGGGAAAAAGAAACGAAGCAGCCAGCTTCTTGTGGGACtttttagattttgttgttacgCATCGTACCCCACTATACATTTTGATGCAACCCTTTATCTTTCAGAAG TTGGCACAACCGCCGATATCAGATTTCGAACGCAACATACACGCAAAAATCCGAGATAAAATGAGGGGGATAGGGTTACCCTTTCCCAAGAGTCGAGGAGCTCTGCTCATGGAGCTTGCCCATCAAATGAAGGAACTGAAAGAAGAACTCGAAGATG CTTCGGATAACACCGATCCAAAGAAACCGGAAGCAGCGCAACCTACTGTACAGATGACCACTGAAACCAATCACGGACGTCATCAGCGCCATTCGCTGATTGGTTTATTCACAGGTGACCACGGAACTAAAGGATCGGCTGAGCATCCGCATACGACGCTTCCAACAAAAG TTCCAGAATCTTCCACTAGCACCAGTCACGTGTCAACACCGAATCAGGCCGCAAGCGATGGACAAGACGGCACCGCCAATGGTAGTTCCACCCCTTGCAATGCAGTTACTG ATCGGTCATCCCAAAGGTCATCTGTGAGTGACGACCATGGCGTACAGATGCCTAAACCCGAATCCTTAATGTCTCACAAGGCCCATAAACTTCGCTTTGTTTCTTCTGTAGAGTTTAGACACTCCTCAG GAGAAACTTCAACTACACCCTTGAGTCCCGGAAGCCCAGCGGATGACAGTTCCGGCGAAACCCACCCTGCTAAATCTCGTTTGCAACGAATAAAACCGCAAAGCAGGAAAACTTTCCGTATTCGGAAAAGCCGGAAGAACAGCCGAGTGGAA CTGTCGCATAGCAAAGAGTCTGAAGAACCTCCACAATTTGGGTCTCCACAAGTACCTTTAACCCCACCAGTGACCACTCAAACTCAAGTAACTCCACCTACAGAGTTGCCCCCAGTAACAGTGAACAACAAtcagcaacaacaacaacagcagcagcaacaacaacaacaacaacaaccgcAACAGCAAATCTCCGATCAACACCGATTAAGAATTTCAATGCGAGGTAAACCCACCGAGAGTTCGTGGGATGAAGACAGCGCCATCTCTCAAACGTCTAGCACTTCTGGGTACAGAGAGTCGTATCCGGTTATGCATTTAAGagataatctggaaaatagcCCCAAGGCCTTTCCACCTTTGGCTTCACCCGACATTCACGACTTACCATCTACGAGCAGTGCTACCACTACAAATCTGCAATGCGACAACAGCTCTCCAGATTGTTCTTTGAACGAAAATGGAGAAAGGACCGCCCTTTTGAGTCACACTGAGAGGTCCTCCTCCCAACATTCTCTGCTCATGGTGTTTGAACATCAAGACGAAACCACACTCATATAA